The sequence ATTCCCTCCTTCAAACTTATCTTCTCTATTGTAAACTGTTTTTACGTTGCTTGGAAGCCGGAACTCCCTATTTTCTCATAAAACCTTTAATTGCTTCAAAATCCCAGCGTTCCATGCGTGAAGAAAAAACGATATCCATGACGTTTAAACTTTCTTTTTCTAATGGTAGAAAGCGGTATTCTTCGTGTTCATCGGATAATTCGATTTCGCCACCTTCTGGCATTTCTACTAAATAAATAACACCGGTAATTTGGAAGTCCTCATGGAAAAATTCCCACGTATCATATAAAATAAATGGCTGTACTTGTAATTTTGTTTCTTCATAAACTTCTCTAAAAAGGGCTTCTCCGTGGGTTTCACCGTAATTCATGCGACCTCCAGGAAGTTCAAAAACATCTCCTTCTACCCCTTTTTTCTTTAATGCTAAAAATTCTCCGTCTTTTACGATAACTGCTTTTACTGCAGGATATATAGGTTTCATTTTACAAAAGCCTCCTTATCATTTAAGATAAACATGATTTATCTGTCCTTTATTTTACCCGGTTGAGTAGATAAAAGCCAGTGTCATAAGGAGGTTTTACAAAAATGAAAAAAATAACACCAAAAGCAATGTGCGCATGGATTCCAAAACGCGAAGATGAAACACATAAGGGTGACTATGGGCGTGTTCTGATTGTCGCTGGAAACAAACAATTTGGTGGCGCTGCTATTATGGCAGCAGAAGCTTGTGTCAAAAGCGGTGCTGGTTTAACAACCGTGGCCTCCGATAGTGTCAACCGTCCTGCTCTTCAAACAAGGATACCTGAATGCATGTTTATTGATTATGAAAATATCTCGAGTCTTAGGGAACAAATCAGTCAATTTGATACGATATTAATTGGTCCTGGACTTGGAATTGATGCCTATGCGGAAGAACTTTTTCGTTTAGTTTTACAACAATCAACCGAACAGCAACAAGTAATCATAGATGGTGATGGCATTACTATTTATGCAAAGGGAGAAAATCCCCATCCTGCCGCGAAACTAACTTTTACGCCTCATGCAGGAGAATGGGAACGGCTTAAAGTATTAGCGCCAGATGCTGTAACGCCAACCGATGTGGCGCTTGCCATCGATGCAACGATTGTTTTAAAAGGCCATCGTACAAAAGTGTATTCCGGTGAGTCCACTTGGCAAAATATGTACGGAACCCCTGCAATGGCAACAGGTGGAATGGGTGATACACTTGCAGGTGCAATTTGCGGACTAATGGCACAAACAGAAAAACCGATCACTGGCATACTAGCCGCGGTCTTCCTTCACAGCTATATCGGCGAAATTTTAGCTAAAAAACGTTATGTGGTACTTCCAACAGAAATAGCCGAAGAACTGCCGACTTACTTGAAAATTTTTAGCGAAACAGACGAACATGCTTAATAAATAAATCCTCCCTTTTTGAAAGAGAGGATTTTTTTCTATGCTTTTTTAAATTTATTCGCCCATAAAGCTAATTTTTCATTCCAAATGAAGTAGCATCCGATGCCGCTGAAAAGTGCTGCATTGCCGATTAAGAATCCTGCCACCACATCGCTTGGAAAGTGCACTCCTAAGTAAACGCGCGAATACATGATGAAAATAACCAGACCAAAAGCCAGCATGCCAATTACAAACTGGAGCCATCTACGGCTCACGTATAGAATTAACAAGAAAGCAATCATGCCATAAAATACCGTTGAACCGGTCGAATGTCCACTTGGAAAACTAAACCCACCTTGTTCGATTAATTTATACGTAGGTCTTGGTCGCTGAACGATATTTTTAATAATCGAAGGAATAAGCGCCCCACCAATTAAAACAATACCACCAAACCAAATCGCCATATCTACTTTTCGAATGAAAACAAATCCAACAACAATGACTGCTGTTAAAATACAAATGGTAGCTACCCCGCCAATATCCGTTAAATAGGAAATAACAGTTGTTTTAGTATCCGTTATACCTACACGGATAACGCTGTTCCAATATTGGTCAAAATGTTGAATCCACTTTGCCCCGGTCATAACGCCTATCATAAAGAAAATAAATCCAAGGAGAGCAATACCGCTAATAATAAATGGTGTTTTTTTCATATATTCCTCCTAGCGAATTCTTAATTTTTCGCGCAATTTCGTTCCACGTGGTCCAAATAATTTATCGGATAAGTGGAGTTTAAGTGCCATATAACCGTAGAAAATCGCCCCTATTCCGCCACAAACGATTGTAATCATTAATGCAGGAATTTTCCGGTCTGTTGTTACAAAGTTAGACATCATACTATAAAGTACCATAACTACAATCCCCATCAAAGCTGTCATTCCCAAAAAAAGTACCGTTCGCCGCAAAATAACTTTGAACGAAAAACGAACATATTTCTTAATAATAAGCAGCATGAAAATACAAGATACCGCATAACCAATCCCAGTTGCAATAATGGATCCTTTTGCTTCGAATAACATAATGAGTGGCATTTGAAGAACTGATTTAGCCAGTAAACCGAGTAATAAACCAAGTACAGTAAATCGTTGTTCATCAATCCCTTGAAGGACTGCAGCAGATACGCTAAATAAAGAGAACAAGATAGCGATTGGCGCAAAAAGTTGTAGTAATGCTGTACCGTTATCACTTGGCGAGAAAAACACCGTAAATAGCGGTCTTGCTAGCATCGCAATCCCAAAACAAGCTGGAATTGTTAAAAATAATAAAATTTGAAAAACATCATTGAGTTGACGTTTCACTTGTGCGTATTCTTTTCTCACATAAGCTCCCGTCACGAGTGGGACAAGCGCCATCGAAAATGCAATCGCGAGTGTGCCGGGAATCATAATCAATTTTTGTACATCGAAGTTAATAATTGCCACGTAAGAATTCACTAGTTCCGGAGTAATGCCAATATATTCCAGTACCCGTCCTAACGTAAACTGGTCAATCAATTGATAAAGGGATGTAGCGGATCCAACAATAATAAACGGAATCGCCGAAAGAATAATATCTTTATAAAGTGTCGGGATAGAAATCTTCACAGTCCCTCTGTCTTCTAAAAGCATTCGGTCCAGCCCGGGTTTTCGTTTGTAAAAATACCAAAGAAGTAAAAGTAGACTTGCAAAAGCGCCGACAAACGCGGAGAAAGTAGCAATACTAATAGCCGTTACGACATTTCCATCAAGTACATACATGACAATAAATGTTCCAGCGAGTAAGAACATAATCCGAACAACTTGTTCTAACACTTGTGATACAGCAGAAGGTCCCATCGAATTATATCCTTGGAAAAAGCCTCGAAGTAGACTCATTACTGGAATAATTAGTAAGGCGAAACTTACTGCACGAATAACTTGAATCCCATCTGCTAAACTATAACCGCCCTCCAGTTGTTGCATTCGAGCAAGCGTTGGAGCGAGTCCATACATTGCTAGGAAACAGACAATGCCGGAGAAAATCATTAAATATACACCGGTTTTAAATAAACGGCGACCTACAGCGTATTCTTCCATCGCATTATATTTCGCTATATACTTAGCAACAGCCAGCGGAATCCCTGCAGTCGCAATGCTTAAGAATAATTGATACGGCACATAACCGAAATTATATAGAAGCGCTGGTTCATCTCCTCCAATAATCGCATAAAACGGAATCACATACAATATTCCGAGCACTTTAGAGATTAATGTCCCTAGCGTCAGAATA comes from Listeria monocytogenes and encodes:
- a CDS encoding NUDIX hydrolase; amino-acid sequence: MKPIYPAVKAVIVKDGEFLALKKKGVEGDVFELPGGRMNYGETHGEALFREVYEETKLQVQPFILYDTWEFFHEDFQITGVIYLVEMPEGGEIELSDEHEEYRFLPLEKESLNVMDIVFSSRMERWDFEAIKGFMRK
- a CDS encoding NAD(P)H-hydrate dehydratase; this encodes MKKITPKAMCAWIPKREDETHKGDYGRVLIVAGNKQFGGAAIMAAEACVKSGAGLTTVASDSVNRPALQTRIPECMFIDYENISSLREQISQFDTILIGPGLGIDAYAEELFRLVLQQSTEQQQVIIDGDGITIYAKGENPHPAAKLTFTPHAGEWERLKVLAPDAVTPTDVALAIDATIVLKGHRTKVYSGESTWQNMYGTPAMATGGMGDTLAGAICGLMAQTEKPITGILAAVFLHSYIGEILAKKRYVVLPTEIAEELPTYLKIFSETDEHA
- a CDS encoding phosphatase PAP2 family protein, translating into MKKTPFIISGIALLGFIFFMIGVMTGAKWIQHFDQYWNSVIRVGITDTKTTVISYLTDIGGVATICILTAVIVVGFVFIRKVDMAIWFGGIVLIGGALIPSIIKNIVQRPRPTYKLIEQGGFSFPSGHSTGSTVFYGMIAFLLILYVSRRWLQFVIGMLAFGLVIFIMYSRVYLGVHFPSDVVAGFLIGNAALFSGIGCYFIWNEKLALWANKFKKA
- a CDS encoding polysaccharide biosynthesis protein — encoded protein: MGSKLLRGTFILTLGTLISKVLGILYVIPFYAIIGGDEPALLYNFGYVPYQLFLSIATAGIPLAVAKYIAKYNAMEEYAVGRRLFKTGVYLMIFSGIVCFLAMYGLAPTLARMQQLEGGYSLADGIQVIRAVSFALLIIPVMSLLRGFFQGYNSMGPSAVSQVLEQVVRIMFLLAGTFIVMYVLDGNVVTAISIATFSAFVGAFASLLLLLWYFYKRKPGLDRMLLEDRGTVKISIPTLYKDIILSAIPFIIVGSATSLYQLIDQFTLGRVLEYIGITPELVNSYVAIINFDVQKLIMIPGTLAIAFSMALVPLVTGAYVRKEYAQVKRQLNDVFQILLFLTIPACFGIAMLARPLFTVFFSPSDNGTALLQLFAPIAILFSLFSVSAAVLQGIDEQRFTVLGLLLGLLAKSVLQMPLIMLFEAKGSIIATGIGYAVSCIFMLLIIKKYVRFSFKVILRRTVLFLGMTALMGIVVMVLYSMMSNFVTTDRKIPALMITIVCGGIGAIFYGYMALKLHLSDKLFGPRGTKLREKLRIR